DNA from Elephas maximus indicus isolate mEleMax1 chromosome 18, mEleMax1 primary haplotype, whole genome shotgun sequence:
CATCTTTTGATAAAGATGATACTGCAGAGAAAGTTATCAACTTGGAATTCAAAATTCTATCAAAGCACATATACTAATTGTAGATGTATTTTTCCTCAATAAATGAGAAATATATTCTAATAAATGAGATTTCAGGTTCATTCCTTTACTATTCCCTTATTGTTTCCTGCTGTGAAATGGTAACAATCGaatgcttattttaatttttaaaaaaacttccaCCAATTTATAATAGTGGAATTCACTCTagtctttactttttaatgagACTTCAGAAACCTATCTGAAATGTTACTTCTCATCTCTTGTTCTCTGAAATTTTATGttgggttttgtgttttttaactttttattgatCCTCAGTTGTGAAAGTTAACGTTACCTTTTTGGAAAAATGTTTGGTGTTACATCCTCTTGATAAATTGTTcttgggttttctgttttttcttcaacTTTTAAAACTTCCTTTCAAAGTCCCACTTTAGAGAACAAGAGCTGTCTCAATTATTTATGTGTATTTGTATCATTTAAAGAAAAGATTCAATCATTAGGACTTTGGAATCTTAATTCTAATTCTTAATGAAACGTCTTAATCTTTTTCTTACACTTTTGTGTAGAAAGCACCCTTAAAATAATGAAACGTAGATACTACTGTCCAACAGGAATATTCTTGAATAGCCAAAAGTAGATCTTCAATTACTTCTGCATTGAGGAGCCAAAACCAAGAATCCAAATGCTCATAAAAGCTGCATTACAGAAATCCGTTTAAATTCAGCACTCAAACAGGTATTATTTGGTAGTACAGAAGAAATTGGAGGACATTGGAAGTCATGAGGTATTCATTAGACCCAATTTAAATAGCATACGAAGTGACGCCATTGATGTTTAATCATTTAAATGTGTATTTAATGGAGAATTTGATTGCAAGGAAGATATGGAATACTTAAAAACAACTGGAGAAAGACTTTTCTCATTATTTATTCTCAACCAAATATAGTCCCACATATTAGAATCCTGTAAGATACATCCTTCATTTATTTAAGTGAAATCTTATTACTTTCAACTatactgccttaaaaaaaaaaaaaaattttaaggtatGTAAAAATTCAGAAAGTTCCCTTTTACCTGATAAACTGTTTCCAAATAGAGAGTGCAAAATATAGTGCAATGGAAATCGTTTAACCACTTAAAAGAATCACTATAGCACCCATTCGTGAACTGTTAATAGCTATTTAGAACTGTCTTTTAATGATTAAAACcgtaaaaaaattgtatttttttctaattctacCTAGTTTTATACTTTGTAGCTACTTAGAGGAAAGAAAACgtagctgtttttaaaaaaatactctgTAATTCAAACATTTTAGTAACTATTTCATTAATATAGTCTGTTAAAACCTGGATGTCTCCCAAAACCTACCTGTGCACATGGCCAAGATTCCATGGTTTGATTTTATTATTGTTTAGTAATTCTGCCTTAtcataacaataatttttttttccactgcatGCTAGTGGACCAGTAAAAGCTCAattttataaaatctaaaagataattTAATGCTTATAaacaattttaaatttataaaaaactCAATTTATAATGGCAACATTGTAAAAACAATATTACATTACTTTAAGTGTCTTGAAATTCATTAATTCTCCGTATATGCTCTGAGTTCTTTGgaattagttttaattttttttttttttagtatttctaaCTAGTAGAAAGGAATATATTACATGACTTTCATTCATTCTTAAAGTTTTAATGAATGGGTTTTTAATCAAATAAAATACTGTATCTTGCTTATTACTATATAGGTCTATTGCAACCTTTTATAAATCAAAGATTTATTATGGAACCTTGGTGATCTTATTTTGCCTATATATTGAAGAATTTTGCAATTTTATTATCTTAGGAATGAATTTGTCATTTATTCccaactgttttaaaaaatactaaattaaaaaaaaggaagaataatggAAACACCTAGGATGATGCAGTGGTGAAAAAGACATCACTTCCACGTTATCTTCGCCTTCCTTATTGTGTTACCCGTTGGTACTATGTCATCTTTCAAGAATGTATAAAAAGCCTGAAGGCACTATCTTGGAagtctttcttttttgtattaaGCTTTTGTTGAACGCAGTTAAGAATTCACAGATTTTTCACATTCCAGCCATAATGTCAAAGAGAAGAAAGCTGACAcagaaaaatatttctattaGAGAAATCAGAATATGCATACAAAGGGACGGATAGTAGTACTCTAAACATGAATGCCGATAATGATGACATGCATAAGCAAAACCTCAAACTATCGTCTTCAAATGACAGTATCCTACGTGAATTTTCTCAAACTGAAGAATCAGTGTGTGAACAATATAGTTTAGCAATATGactccaaagacaaagaaagaataggGTATTTTCATCCAGAGCAGTAAGAAAGACTTTGTAACTCAGTATTTTGTAACAAGAATGTAGACTCTCCTGTTTAGCTAAAAGGGTTGGTGACAGCATTCTCTCATCTTTGATGATGCTGGTACACCGAAGTTTATTTGAAACAGTTCATAAGTAGACAAATATTGAGGTCAGGTGCGTAACAAAGGAAGTTGATGAGGTAGAAATAAAACAATCATTAAATTGATCATTGGTAATTGGGTGTTTTTaatctaaaaatgaaaaatacacagTTATGAAATAAAGATTATTCCTTTCCTCTAATCTGCAAAATTATGAGCTGTCAAAATTTTCTAAAGTGTCACATTTTGACAATACAAGTAAAACACAAATCCGCTGAAGTAATGATAAGCTAGAACTTATTAGACTTGTACTTGGAATATGGGATTAGTATTTGTGAGGTATTTCCAGGTTCGTGCTTGATAGTTGAGCTGACAGTACCTTGCCCATTTCAGATACATAGGCCTTCAAACCCAGGAAAGTATGAAATAAAGAATTGGGTTTACtatgtgtaaaaatggtgtggttgGGGTGGCGTCTGACCTTCTGTAACTTCATAAGGGAGAGagaatcattatcatcatcaaagCACAGAGCTGATTCCTATGAATCGGAGGTCAGATACacttcctctctccaacctttttgccaattctgacaccaccgtccctcccacggcactgtCTACTCCTCTTCTAGGTtccataatccattgcaatgaccacacagaactctcagttatggggcttattaggaaagtaataggttacaattcaggatacagttctttgatcaggacagcctcttctcagccatgctcgcaggcatgcctctctctggcctttgGCTCCCCAGCCTCTCGACCCTTCTTCaatctggcctctgccctgcttgggccaGTGTtagaaagctctttagctctgccagtaaatgTTTGGAGGCAACCCACTCTACCCAAGGCTTGGCCCAAAGgttctcagctctcttgctcaatgggtggcacacccactgtaactgccttgctccatgggctggaaAGCTACTGTGCCATCTCATGCCactctcctgattctgctgcctctgctgcccccATTTCCGttccactgcttctcactgtctcttgCTGCCTCCAGTGTTAATAGCTCTGTTtccttctgtctcctgggtctaggaggttttcagcatagggatcctaggtccaaagaatgtgctgcaCTCCtacctctttcttggtggtaatgaggtccccacaTCTGTCTCTGAgatggcttattttaagcctagcaggatggcaactgaccaatcccctcattagggttccgtataccttatttgcatgaccCCACCTCCCAGAAGGGTGctgtgcaccttatttgcattattaacaagctgtccgatccccttggtgggctgaagcacctcatttgcatagtcccacgcACTTATTTGGTAGGAGTTACGAAGACTTGCTAGAaggccatattaaataattcactgcaccacactgtgtttaaattcttattaaaaatttaGTGAAGTTTTTAATTATTACTTTATTCATACTCTATACATTATTCATGAATTGACTTAAAGAAAATGTCTGTTAGACCTAGATGGTAAATAATAATGACTATTTTCTTGGCATACTAAGAGTTAAAATGAACTCATTAAAATTAGAGGTGATTTTGATTTCAGATGATAAATGTAAAATCAAAATTTAATCACTTCCTGGTATATACTAAATGGTATactaaatttttgtttaaaatcagTCTGTTCTTCACAAAATCACTTTTATTCAATCagctttcattttattattgGGTAGGTTTTATCTTTCCTTTCACACGTGTATTTTTAGTGTGCATTAAAGAAATGTTCATTACTTTGCTTGCCATAGCTACCAACCTAATGTTTAATGACAGGCTATTAATATAATCTCTTTcgatttctaaatttttcttctaaaaccTCACGAGAGTTGCAAAATATGTAAGTCCTTCGTTTGCTCTAAGgatatttttcctatttttttcctgCCCCCTCAGTCCTTTTACTCTCTTTGATCCCTCTTCTTGATAAAGCAAATTCTGAAATAGTTCTACGCCTTGTACACAGAAATTGTATGATATATACCATACAAGTAACATTCCTTCCTAATTTTGTGTTTATGCAGAGGATCTTGAGTATCTTTAAATAAACAGATACACAAGGCCTAATAAAATCACTGTCGAAGTTAGGAAAATGACAAGCCAGTGGATTGCAGTACTTTATAaactatttcattttaaaaatattttggtagCAAACCCCGAAAGAAACTAAATTCGTAAATGTGTGTTGGCATGTAGATATTTTTAACTGAATGTACTTGAGTAATGTTAAACACCTGGCAACATTCTTAAATAATACGTATATAAAACCAGGCAAGAGGCTATATGTTGGTGCTTCCCCAAATAGTGTGGTTGTCTTTTTACTAAAAGAAAATAAGTCCAGCTGGCTAAAACTGAGTAACTTTAAACAGTGTTAACCTTAAGATGCCTGTTTATTAGGTGATGATAATATTTCACACTATATTCTAATATCCATAGATCCTAATAAGCTtgacgccatgagtcagaattgacttgatggcactgggttttttctgggATATGCAAGTACAATGTCTtcttttttcctaatttcttatttaaattttgtactacagaaatgaaaaagcGAGACTTGGAAAAAGTAATCGTTAATCATTATAATCATTTAAATCAGTGTAAATCTTACCCTTCTGTTCTTGTTGTTTAGGAGAATAGAAAAAGAAGTTATCTGGAGCAGTTTTGCTCACTCGATTCTCCAAAGAGCCTTCAATAGTAGGGTCTTAGTGAATTCAGGGCTAACGTAGTCTCAGAAATCCTGTTTCCTTATGCGTTGCATTTTCCACCAGAGAGGTGGTAGGCATTGCTATCGAGCCTCACCCAAGCAGCCGCTTGGTAACCACAACCAGGTAACTTTGACTTACAGATTAACCTTACTAAAAAATAGGTTTCCATAAGaagccttttttttccctcactgcTTCATGTAATTGGTGCTGTTTATAggatttcttttaaaagaaattaaaaataaccaCCTTGACTTAAAAGGAATTTTGCTGGAAGAAATTACTCATCTTTCCttcagatctatcctgaattggCTTCTTGCCCACTTTACAAGAGGATGATGTGCTTGCTTAGCGTATAGACATAGTTATGTGTATTATGGTAACCACATTTTCAAAACTAAAAGTTGAGACAagtgctgtaatttttttttaattttgttttatgatattctttaaattttttttttgtaaatcacaTTTAATCATTTAATATATTGAACTTACTGATAAAGTCACATGAAAAGAACCAGCATGGGTGGGGAAGAGAGCAGTTTAAATTTGGACCATCCTAGACACAGAGGTCCATGTTTGCCTTGCCTAGTCCTGTGTatgttgcctttttttaaaaaaaaaataatttttattgtgctttaagtgagagtttacaaatcaagtcagtctgtcacatgtaagattatatacaccttactccatactcccacttactctccccctaatgagtcagcccgctccctccttccagtctctccttttgtgaccattttgccagtttctaaagcTCACTACCCTcctatctcgcctccagacaggagatgccaacacagtctcaagtgtccacctgatacaagtagctcactcttcatgagcgtctctctccaacccattgtccagtcccttccatgtctgatgagttgtcttctggaatggttcctgtcctgggccaacagaaggtttggggaccatgaccaccaggattcttctagtctcagtcagaccattaagtctggtctttttgtgagaatttggggcctgcatcccactgttctcctgctccctcaggggttctctgttgtgctccctgtcagggcagtcatcggttgtggccaggcaccatctagctcttctggtctcaggatgatgtaagtctctagttcatgtggccctttctgtctcttgggctcatagttgtcgtgtgaccttggtgttcttcattttcctttgatccaagtgggttgagaccaattgatgcatcttagatggccacttgttagcatttaagaccccagacgccacacttcaaagtgggatgcagaatgttttcataatagaagtattttgccaattgactcagaagtccccttaagccatagtccccaaacccccgcccttgctccgctgaccttcaaagcattcagtttatcccagaaacttctttgcttttggtccagtccagttgaactgaccttccgtgtattgagtattgtccttcccttcacctaaagtagttcttatctactaactaatcagtaaataaccctcttgcaccctccctccccacctcgtaaccacaaaagaatatgttcttctcggtttatactatttctcaagatcttataatagtggtcttatacaatatttgtccttttgcatctgactaatttcactcagcataatgccttccatgttcctccatgttatgaaatgtttcaccgattcatcactgttctttatcgatgcgtaatattccattgtgtgaatataccacaatttatttaaccattcatccgttgatggacaccttggttgctttgagctttttgctgttgtaaacagagctgcagtaaacatgggtatgcatatatctgttcgtgtgaaggctcttgtatctctagggtatattccgaggagtgggatttctgggttgtatggtagttctatttctaactttttaagaaagcgccagatagatttccaaagtggttgtaccatttgacattcccaccagcagtgtataagagttccaatctctccgcagcctctccaacatttattattttgtgttttttggattaataccagccttgttgaagtgagatggaatctcatcgtagttttaatttgcatttctctaatggctaatgatcgagagcattttctcatgtgtctgttagcttcctgaatatcttctttagtatgttgccttttttaaataatcatagTTCACCAATCCTAAAACAGGTCCCCCCCAAAATTGGGGAGTTGACTAAGAGTTTGTTGTATTAAATAAAGTTAAACTGAATATTTAGAATGGCCTTTGCCTTGTCATTCTCTTGGCGTACATTGATGGAGTTACAGTGTGTGGTTTTAAATTTGGGATTTCAGTCATTTTAGGTTTTCGTCTTTGCAGTATGTTCAGTGGATGAATGTGcgcttgcatgtgtgtgtgtatgtgtttggatATGAAATTGCCTTCCTCCCTAATGGCAGTAACTTAATTTATGATTATAGCATTCAGTTATTAAGTATGTTGCTCTGTACAAATTATAATTAGCACGGGCCTCAGACCCAAGTAGCTTGATGAAGTTATTTGTACGTCATTTCATGTTTTTGAAGTTGAAAATTGAGTTCTGTTGTCTTATTTCATCATAGGAAATTATTCATCTTAATCTCTGTTATCTAGTCTCTCTGTTAAGAGAATCTGTAAAGAAATGGTAGAGTTTAACTTTGCAAAAAAACTAAGGCAATTCCTTTTAAAATCAACTTCCAGATCTGCTttgtaaatttatataaaaaaaaaaattgtaaatttaAGTATGTATAAATCCAGTTTAAAGCAATAAATAATATGTTGTAGCTTAGAGTTAATGGGAAAGAGTGGAATAGGAATAACATGAATAATATAAACCAGAGATGCTCCAGTAAACTTATTCCATTCTTCTGCTTTCTATGaagtgtgttttttgttgttgttactgtttttgtttgtttctttctttctttaagaaCGCCTCCAAATCAATTATCgaattatctgatgtgatttgaaCAGATTTTCTTTAGTccacccaaaggttggtggtgctCTTGAGGGAAGTATAGTgggtttgcaaaaaaaaaaaacccagtgccgtcaagtcaattctgactcatagcgaccctgtaggacaaagtagaactgcctccatagagtttccaaggagcgcctggcggattcaaactgccgaccctttggttagcagccgtagcagttaaccactacgccaccagggtttccagtgggttTGCATGCCCCTTTAAATGGTTGATAAACTTTTAACGCTTGAGAATTAATTacatattaacattttttttttttaataattgtaaaACTGTTTCATCAACTCCAGGATGTCATTTGTAAAATGCATCATGATTTTATcaccaccaaagaagaaaaaaatacctcCGTTTAACCTACGTGTCATCAATAAGACATATACCAGTGGAAAAATGCAGTGTTTTAGTTGGGATACGTCCCCAGCTCCCTTTAAAAGAAGTCAGCGTTCTGTTagtaagggagagagagagagtgaataTTGGGTGGCAGTTGTCAGGTCTGCCATAATTATCATTTTATGATTATCATTATTAGTTTTTTAAAACATTCATCTCACTTAGGTGTGCTGTGGCAAAGTTTTTTGTTGTCGttaactgccgttgagttgacccctgactcatgaGGAGCTCATGCACAAgggagcgaaacactgcctggtcctgcatcatcctcatgattgttgcagatcagaccatgtgacccatagggttttcatgggctgatttttggaaggagatcaccaggcttttcttcctagcccaccttcatctgcaagctctgctgaaacctgctcagcatcatggcGACACCGCAGCCTCCACTGACCGACGGGGGGTGGTTGTACATGCCGTACGTTGGCGGGGAATGGAACCTGggctcccacatggaagggggAGACTCTGGCCCTGGATCACCAGTGTGACGTGTGGCAAAGCCTAAAGACCTTTTAAAAATTATGGCTTTGGAATCTCAAAAAAAAGTCCTTTCTCAGCCTGTTCCTTTCATACTTGCAACTTACTTATTTTTATCAGTGCTGCctcattttttaaagctttttttttttttttcaggctgtAATTTTTGATCCTCTTAATCAATTATCCAACTATTTAATGCAATCAGGTAAATCTTTCCTACAGTTTGACTTCTAGGTAAACATTTTCATCTAAAAGGCTACAGGGTAATCTTTAAATtaaaattgactttttaaaaattcatgagaATCAAGGCATAGTTGTTGATAGGATGGAGGAGGTCTAACAGTGTGAACAACATTCTCCTATACCTTGAGTAACACCCTGCCTGGAATTCATTCAGTCTGCTCTTCAGTGGGGGCGGTGGTTTCTTTCTTTGGGTCCAATATGACAAAAACCTATCTAACAAGTTTTTAGAATTGCAATGAGTTCTTGCTTCTTCAGTTGTATATATATTGTTAGTGGGAAATTAGTATCTTCTTAAATATCAGTGGAATATTTTGTAAATTCTGACTAATGAAAGGTATTGTTCATTGTGCTTCACGTTCATAGTTTTCTGTATCTGCAAGGAATGAATCTCATGTTAAAATTTCTACATAGAGTACATTAGTAAAATACAGAAatttaagaatttaaaaacagaaagaagtAGTGTAAGCTTGAATGAGCATGTAAAGACCCACCCTCTTCTGTCTTTAATAGAGCATTGTAGAAACAATGGATGAGTAAGCTTGTAATTATATTTTAATGGTCATGAACATGACTGAGACCATAAAATTACACTTTGCAGAGCCCACACAACAATCTTAAACTTGTTAGTGCTTTTCTGTTACTGTGAAAACAGAAATTGTATAACTTGCTTGGTTTTAACATTGGAATGTCTGATGTTTGGGAGATGATGTCAAAAGTGCATCAGTTCTGTAGATCCCACCTCTGCTGTCAGACAAGTCCCTGTCACGTGTacctcctttcctttttctgcacatctgcttttgtttctttttaattgtccAGTAATATAAGTAGATAAGGTAGCAAATTTTAACACCCCTGTTCAGTTATAAAGGAGACTTGGCATTCATGTATCTTTGCAGAAAAGTGCttattaaaactcaaaaaaagaaaaaaggagggcTTTAGAAGACAGAGTTATAGAATATTATTTTCTCTCCTTTAATTGAgttggtattttaaaaatatggattAATCCATAAGATTTCTGGTAGAGATTACCAATTTAATAAAATACTAAAGAAGTACCtataatgtgtatgtgtgtgtatacgtatatatgcatatatatacattcatatatatatatatatatgaatgaaaaatggaaaccctgtatTCTTTTCCTTAGAGGTATCATGGTATGATCCTGGTTTGGCACCTCCTTaactatatttatttttatttttttagaacacTGATATTTGCATTTAATGGTGAGCAAAAGATGAAGAAGGAAAAGCAGTATATTCACTAAGGATTACATCTCCTTGCTGCCACGGACCCTTGTGTTAAGGAATTCTTCTGCTTAGGAGTTGATCAGCTCTTCGGTCAGACTGCATTGGGATTTGCCTGCCCTTTGTCTTGTCATTGCCAGAAGAAATCCCAGTCGGAATGTAACAGTAGACCTCTGTCTAATTGCTATGGAAGGTGATAAACTGACACTCACTTATTAAAGTTACGTCTCACTCACCCACACAAACCCATTCTTTAACGTGAATAGAAACCAAGCCCTTGTGAATACTTCTGTTGAACATGACTCATGGAGAAGAGCTTGGCTCTGATGTGCACCAGGATTCTATTGTTTTAACTTACCTAGAAGGATTACTAATGCATCAGGCAGCCGGGGGATCAGGTACTGTGGTCGACAAAAAGTCTGCTGGTCATGATGAAGAAGATCAGAACTTTAACATTTCTGGCAGTGTTTTTCCTACCTGTCAGAGTAATGGTCCAGTTCTCAATACACATACATATCAGGGATCCGGCATGCTGCATCTCAAAAAAGCCAGACTGTTGCAATCTTCTGAGGACTGGAATGCAGCGAAGCGGAAGAGGCTGTCTGATTCCATCGTAAATTTAAACGTAAAGAAGGAGGCTTTGCTGGCTGGCATGGTTGACAGTGTGCCTAAAGGCAAACAGGATAGCACATTACTGGCCTCTTTGCTTCAGTCATTCAGCTCTAGGCTGCAGACTGTTGCTCTGTCGCAACAAATTAGGCAGAGCCTTAAGGAGCAAGGGTATGCCCTCAGTCATGACTCTTTAAAAGTGGAGAAAGATTTAAGGTGCTACGGTGTTGCATCAAGTCACTTAAAAACTTTGTTGAAGAAAAGTAAAGCTAAAGATCAAAAGCCTGATACCAATCTTCCTGACGTGACTAAAAACCTCATCAGAGATAGGTTTGTAGAGTCACCTCATCCTGTTGGACAGAGTGGAACAAAGGTCATGAGTGAACCCTTGTCGTGTGCTGCGAGATTACAGGCTGTTGCAAGCATGGTAGAGAAAAGGGCTAGTCCTGCCACCTCACCTAAACCTAGTGTTGCGTGTAGCCAGTTAGCATTACTCCTATCAAGTGAAGCCCATTTGCAGCAGTATTCGCGGGAGCAtgctttaaaaacacaaaatgcaAATCAAGTGGCAAGTGAAAGACTTGCGGCCATGGCCAGATTACAGGAAAATGGCCAGAAGGATGCTGGCAGTTTCCAGCTCTCAAAAGGAATGTCAAGCCATCTTAATGGTCAGGCAAGAACATCGTCAAGCAAACCAGTCACCAGCAAAAGTAATGCTACAACATTTCAGAGTCCAATGGGTATTGTCCCTTCTTCCCCCAAAAATTCAGGCTATAAGAACTCACTGGAGAGAAACAATGTAAAACAAGCAGCTAGTAATAGTTTGCTTTTACATCTTCTTAAGAGCCAGACCATACCTAAGCCAATGAATGGACACAGCCATAGTGAGAGAGGAAGCATTTTTGAGGACAGCAGTACACCTACCACTATCGATGACTATTCTGATAACAATCCTAGTTTTACAGATGATAGCAGTGGTGATGAAAGCTCTTATTCCAACTGCGTACCCATAGACCTGTCTTGTAAACATCGAATCGAAAAGCCAGAATCTGACCAACCCGTTTCTTTGGATAATTTAACTGAATCCTTGCTAAACACTTGGGATCCAAAAGTCCCAGATGTAGATATCAAAGAAGATCAAGATACCTCAAAGAATTCTAAACTAAATTCACACCAGAAAGTAACACTTCTTCAATTGCTACTTGGccataagaatgaagaaaatgtggaaaaaaatgcCAGTCCTCAGGGAATACCAAGTGATGTGACAAAGTTCAGTTCACAGAGTTACATGAGGACTTCTGTAATAGAAAGCCCCAGTACAAATAGGACTGCTACTCCAGCGAGCACTCCACCATTACTTACGTCAGCCAAAGCGGAGTCCCCCATCAATCTTTCTCAGCAATCTCTGGTCATCAGATGGAATTCTCCACCCTATGCCAGCAATACTCAGTCTGAAAAGCTGATGAATACTGCTTCTAACCACTTGATAGACCTTACAAAACACAAAGAATCGCAAGCAGAGAAACCAGTCCAAAATGAAGACGCGCAAAACTCTGCAACTTTCAGTGCCAGTAAGCTGTTACAAAATTTGGCGCAATGTGGGATGCAGTCATCCATGTTGGTGGAAGAACAGAGACCCAGTAAACAGCTGTTAACTGTAAAAGCAGATCAGCCCATAGGTATGATCGATGGGTTAAGTAGTCCTCTGCTCTCAAATAAAACAAATGcagttgaagaaaataaagcattcGGTAGTCAGTCAGCAGCTCCTGAACCAGGACTCTGTGGTTCTGAAATAGAGAATTTGCTTGAAAGACGTACCGTCCTCCAGTTGCTCTTGGGGAACCCCAACAAAGGTAAgagtgaaaagaaagagaaaattcctTTAAGAGATGAAATTACTCAGGAACATGCAGATAGAGCTTTAAGTGAACAAATATTGATGGTGAAAATAAAATCTGAGCCTTGTGATGACTTAAACAGTCATAGTACAAATGTGCACCTGAGCCATGATGCAAAGGGCGGCCCGTTCTTAGGTATGACTCCTGCCACGCAGCGAAGCGCTGCTGCCTTACCAGCCTCCGAGGACTTTAAGTCAGAGCCCACTTCACCTCAGGATTTTTCTTTCTCAAACAATGGTCTGTTAAGTCGATTGCTGAGGCAAAATCAAGAGAGTTACCTGACAGATGAGCTGGACAAGAGTCACAGAAACAGTGAACGGACACTTGTAGAATCCAAGAA
Protein-coding regions in this window:
- the NRIP1 gene encoding nuclear receptor-interacting protein 1; amino-acid sequence: MTHGEELGSDVHQDSIVLTYLEGLLMHQAAGGSGTVVDKKSAGHDEEDQNFNISGSVFPTCQSNGPVLNTHTYQGSGMLHLKKARLLQSSEDWNAAKRKRLSDSIVNLNVKKEALLAGMVDSVPKGKQDSTLLASLLQSFSSRLQTVALSQQIRQSLKEQGYALSHDSLKVEKDLRCYGVASSHLKTLLKKSKAKDQKPDTNLPDVTKNLIRDRFVESPHPVGQSGTKVMSEPLSCAARLQAVASMVEKRASPATSPKPSVACSQLALLLSSEAHLQQYSREHALKTQNANQVASERLAAMARLQENGQKDAGSFQLSKGMSSHLNGQARTSSSKPVTSKSNATTFQSPMGIVPSSPKNSGYKNSLERNNVKQAASNSLLLHLLKSQTIPKPMNGHSHSERGSIFEDSSTPTTIDDYSDNNPSFTDDSSGDESSYSNCVPIDLSCKHRIEKPESDQPVSLDNLTESLLNTWDPKVPDVDIKEDQDTSKNSKLNSHQKVTLLQLLLGHKNEENVEKNASPQGIPSDVTKFSSQSYMRTSVIESPSTNRTATPASTPPLLTSAKAESPINLSQQSLVIRWNSPPYASNTQSEKLMNTASNHLIDLTKHKESQAEKPVQNEDAQNSATFSASKLLQNLAQCGMQSSMLVEEQRPSKQLLTVKADQPIGMIDGLSSPLLSNKTNAVEENKAFGSQSAAPEPGLCGSEIENLLERRTVLQLLLGNPNKGKSEKKEKIPLRDEITQEHADRALSEQILMVKIKSEPCDDLNSHSTNVHLSHDAKGGPFLGMTPATQRSAAALPASEDFKSEPTSPQDFSFSNNGLLSRLLRQNQESYLTDELDKSHRNSERTLVESKNLCMVPKKRKLYTEPLENPFKKMKTNIVDAANNHSAPEVLYGSLLNQQELKFSRSDLEFKYPTGLGPSSDSEHRSWARDSKSFNVLKQLLLSENCVRDLSQHRGNSAIDSKKKGLKNNVMGSKPEFSISSLNGLMYNTTPPNSCIDNRTFSYPGVVKMPVSPLFPEHLGYAGSRPESGLLNGCSVPSEKGPIKWVITDVDKNEYEKDSPRLTKTNPILYYMLQKGGNSVTSRETQDKDIWRGPSCAESVSQVTVKEELLPAAETKASFFNLRSPYDSHRGNNASGPHSANGDVYGLLGNVLTIKKESD